One stretch of Hevea brasiliensis isolate MT/VB/25A 57/8 chromosome 12, ASM3005281v1, whole genome shotgun sequence DNA includes these proteins:
- the LOC110661917 gene encoding 60S ribosomal protein L3: MSHRKFEHPRHGSLGFLPRKRASRHRGKVKAFPKDDPTKPCKLTAFLGYKAGMTHIVREVEKPGSKLHKKETCEAVTIIETPPMVIVGVVGYMKTPRGLRSMNTVWAQHLSEEVRRRFYKNWCKSKKKAFTKYSKRYETDEGKKSIQAQLEKLKKHSSVIRVLAHTQIRKMKGLKQKKAHLMEIQVNGGTIAQKVDYAYSFFEKQVPIDAVFQKDEMIDIIGVTKGKGYEGVVTRWGVTRLPRKTHRGLRKVACIGAWHPARVSFTVARAGQNGYHHRTEMNKKIYKLGKADLESHTAITEYDRTEKDITPMGGFPHYGVVKDDYVMIKGCCVGPKKRVVTLRQSLLTQTSRVALEEIRLKFIDTSSKFGHGRFQTTQEKQKFFGRLKA, translated from the exons ATGTCTCACAGGAAGTTTGAGCACCCTAGGCATGGGTCCCTTGGGTTCCTTCCAAGGAAGCGAGCTTCTCGCCACAGGGGAAAAG TGAAGGCTTTCCCCAAGGATGACCCTACCAAGCCTTGCAAGCTTACTGCCTTTTTGGGTTATAAGGCTGGGATGACACACATTGTCAGGGAGGTGGAGAAACCTGGGTCAA AGCTTCACAAGAAGGAGACTTGCGAGGCTGTTACAATCATTGAGACACCTCCAATGGTCATTGTTGGAGTTGTGGGTTACATGAAGACACCACGTGGTCTTCGTTCTATGAACACTGTCTGGGCTCAGCATCTTAGTGAGGAGGTGAGGCGGAGGTTCTATAAGAACTGGTGCAAGTCTAAGAAGAAGGCTTTCACAAAGTACTCTAAACGGTATGAGACTGATGAAGGGAAGAAAAGTATCCAAGCACAGCTTGAGAAGCTGAAGAAACACTCATCTGTTATTCGTGTTTTGGCCCACACTCAG ATCAGGAAAATGAAGGGATTGAAACAGAAGAAAGCTCATCTGATGGAGATCCAGGTCAATGGTGGCACTATTGCGCAGAAAGTGGACTATGCTTACAGTTTTTTTGAGAAGCAAGTCCCAATTGATGCTGTCTTCCAGAAGGATGAAATGATTGACATCATTGGGGTCACCAAGGGTAAAGGTTATGAAGGTGTTGTCACTCGTTGGGGTGTCACCCGCCTTCCTCGCAAGACCCACAGGGGTCTTCGCAAGGTGGCTTGTATTGGTGCTTGGCATCCTGCTAGAGTCTCATTTACTGTTGCCAGGGCTGGTCAGAATGGATATCATCATCGAACTGAAATGAACAAGAAGATTTACAAGCTTGGTAAAGCTGACCTGGAGTCCCACACTGCCATAACGGAGTATGACAG GACTGAGAAAGATATCACTCCAATGGGTGGTTTCCCTCACTATGGTGTGGTGAAGGATGACTATGTCATGATCAAGGGATGCTGTGTTGGGCCAAAGAAGAGGGTGGTTACACTCCGCCAGTCTCTGCTTACCCAAACATCTCGTGTTGCTCTTGAGGAAATTAGACTCAAGTTCATCGATACCTCTTCAAAGTTTGGACATGGCCGCTTCCAGACTACACAGGAGAAACAGAAGTTCTTTGGACGTCTGAAAGCATAA